Genomic window (Streptomyces sp. NBC_01431):
CTTCTCGAAGTTCCACTGGACGTCGCCCGCCGCACCCTCGGCGTCCGCCGTCCGGGTCAGCTCGGCGTACAGCGGGTGCCGGCTCTCGCCGTTCACGTCGGTCTTCTCAAGGAGCGGGAAGGTCACGCCGTATGTCGCCGAGCAGAAGGTCCCGATCTCCTCGGCGGTGCCGGGCTCCTGGCCGCCGAACTGGTTGCAGGGCACGCCGAGCACGGTGAAGCCGCGGTCGCCGTACTGCTTCTGGAGGTTCTCCAGGCCCGCGTACTGCGGGGTCAGGCCGCACTGGGACGCCACGTTCACCAGCAGCACCGCCTTGCCCTTGTAGTCGGCGAGGGAGGTGGGCCCACCGGTCAGGGTGCGCAGCGGGATGTCGTACAGGCTCATCGGTAACTCCTTCTGGAAAAAGGTGAGTTGATCAGTCGCGGGAGACGGTGACCAGCGGGCGGAAGAGACCCTCCTGGACCACCGACACCAGCAGCCGGCCCTCGCGGTCGTAGATCCGGCCCCGGGCGAGGCCCCGGCCGCCGGTCGAGACGGGGGACTCCTGGTCGTACAGGAACCACTCGTCGGCGCGGAAGGGGCGGTGGAACCACATCGCGTGGTCGAGCGAGGCCATGTCGAAGCCGCGCGGCCCCCACAACGGCTCGACCGGGATGCGCACCGCGTCCAGAAGCGTCATGTCGCTCGCGTAGGTGAGCGCGCAGGTGTGGACCAGCGGGTCGTCGCCGAGCGGGCCGACCGCGCGCATCCACACCGCGCTGCGCGGATCCGCGTCCCTGATCTCGTCCGGGGTCCAGCGCAGCCGGTCCACGTACCGGATGTCGAACGGCTGGCGGCGGGCCATCCGCTCCAGCGCCTCGGGCAGCGCGCCCAGGTGCTCGCGGATCTCCTCGGTCACCGTCGGCAGCGACTGAGGATCGGGGAAGTCCAGGCGCGGCGGGAGCTGGTGCTCGATGCTGCCGGGCTCCGGGCGGTGGAAGGACGCCGTCAGGTTGAAGATCGTGCGGCCCTGCTGGACCGCGGTGACCCGCCGGGTCGTGAAGGAGCGCCCGTCGCGGACCCGCTCCACCTGGTAGACGATCGGCACGCCGGGGCGGCCCGGCCGCAGGAAGTAGGCGTGCAGCGAGTGCACCGGGCGCTCGCCGTCCGTGGTGCGCCCGGCCGCGACCAGCGCCTGGCCGGCGACCTGGCCGCCGAAGACCCGCTGGAGCGACTCCTGCGGGCTGCGGCCACGGAAGATGTTGACCTCGATCTGTTCGAGGTCGAGCAGATCGACGAGTCTTTCGGCGGGGTTCGTCATGGGTGCGTCTCCACTCTCGTGATCACAGCTCGCCTACGTCCGTCACCCGGATCACCGCGCGGCCCTCCTCGTCGGAGGCCGCGAGG
Coding sequences:
- a CDS encoding glutathione peroxidase; this translates as MSLYDIPLRTLTGGPTSLADYKGKAVLLVNVASQCGLTPQYAGLENLQKQYGDRGFTVLGVPCNQFGGQEPGTAEEIGTFCSATYGVTFPLLEKTDVNGESRHPLYAELTRTADAEGAAGDVQWNFEKFLISPQGEVAARIRPRTEPESPEVVALIEANLPV
- a CDS encoding acyl-CoA thioesterase — its product is MTNPAERLVDLLDLEQIEVNIFRGRSPQESLQRVFGGQVAGQALVAAGRTTDGERPVHSLHAYFLRPGRPGVPIVYQVERVRDGRSFTTRRVTAVQQGRTIFNLTASFHRPEPGSIEHQLPPRLDFPDPQSLPTVTEEIREHLGALPEALERMARRQPFDIRYVDRLRWTPDEIRDADPRSAVWMRAVGPLGDDPLVHTCALTYASDMTLLDAVRIPVEPLWGPRGFDMASLDHAMWFHRPFRADEWFLYDQESPVSTGGRGLARGRIYDREGRLLVSVVQEGLFRPLVTVSRD